In the genome of Ziziphus jujuba cultivar Dongzao chromosome 10, ASM3175591v1, the window TGCCAGAACTACTGCTTCCGTCTCGCTTTGGACCTCCAAGCCGTCATCGTTGCGCCTGACTATCGGCTTGCGCCGGAGAATCGGCTCCCGGCTGCTATTGACGACGGGTTTACGGCTGTCAAGTGGCTGCATAAGCAAGCTGTGTCTCAAGAACCGGACACGTGGCTGACTGACGTGGCTGATTTTGGGAATGTGTTTGTTTCTGGGGATTCCGCGGGTGGGAATATTGCTCATCATCTGGCGGTTCGACTCCGGGCCGGATCTCCGGAATTGGATCCGGTTCGGGTAAGGGGTTATGTGCTTTTGGCTCCGTTCTTTGGTGGGACCGTCAGGACCAAGGCGGAGGCTGAGGGACCCAAGGATGCTTTTCTCAATTGGGAACTCATTGACAGGTTGGGCATTACTTGTTTCCCAGTTTTgttcattcttttatttatattttacttggtttatttatttatttgttgttctaTTTTCTCATTTCTGATTATATAATTGTATGTTTTACATCTAGAAACATACTCACACTTGAATAATTTGAACTAACTTTGTAATAAGAAGGGTTTCAAAGGcaaaattttggttaatttttttatgctaaTCGACTGGAAAAAATTGGGTAGGTTTTGGAGGCTATCCATACCAATTGGAGAAACTACTGATCATCCAATAGTGAACCCATTTGGACCGTTAAGCCCTAGCCTTGAAGAAGTGGCTCTTGATCCAATCCTAGTGGTGGTTGGAGGAAGTGACCTTTTGAAAGACAGAGTCGAAGACTATGCAACCAGGCTTAAAACTtggggaaagaaagtggaatACGTGGAATTTGAAGGAAAGCAACACGGTTTCTTCACCATTGATCCTAATTCTGAAGCATCAAATAAGTTGATGCAGATCATCAAACACTTTGTCGCTCAATATTCAGCCTAATATTGCTCTTCGATATCAATTGCTTAATTGGAGGGTTGAATGCTTTTCCAAAGAAGCATGCTCTTTATGTTTGGCTTCATGTTATGCTTATTTATCATCAAAAAGTATGTAATTCTTATGTTTGCCTTCATGTCATTAATATGATATTATCCTTCACTAAATGTGATcaaatcatttaattttgtttctctGAACTTGTTTGAACCAAATGTTTATTGTAAGTTAACTCTATACGGCTCATGAACAAATTCTAAACGTTCCTATCATAAAGAATTTTGGCCTTTGGTGTTCAGGAATTAAAGATATTTGAATAAAAACTAACTTCAAGGAAAGAGCCAAAATGGGATATCTCATGTCTCCGTTAAACATGGCTTTATTTTAACTTATGATCTACAAGCAATTAAAAGACGTTTAATATGCACCGCGAGTCACATTAGAATTTAAACGAATACTAACAATAAGATTCTTGATAATAGTTTGTCTAATTTTGTTCTAAAGTCAAATGCAATTTGGAATTTGCGTTTTAAGCCAACCatggagtatatatatatatatatatatatatatgcacactaaAAATTCCAATACCTCTAGTAATAGCACTTTATGCAACCTTTTGTGGTGGGTCAATAGATTTGGAAACTCATTTAACAAAAGCAAAGTTGTATATTGGTTATATAAGCCTCATACCCTTCATGTTTCGTACATGAAACATATATTTCCTCTCTCAATTTATCCACCCATATATTTCCTATAATTTTGATCGTAAATGTTAAAATTCCAATATCCGAAAAAGATGAAATTTGAgactcaatatttttttatctatgctATAAATGAGAATTTGATTTCTAACTGTTCATTTTGGTTTAAAAACGGCACTTCTGACTTCACCATACCGTTAGTCCTTTTTTGTCCATGTGTCAAAAGCTTATTGCACCCCTCCACTACTTTGTTTTTCATCAAACTATTAGTTTtggttttattatataaatgttcttgcttttaaaatttacacGTCActgaagtttttatttatttaattttcaataaatagtaAAAGTATTAAAGTAAAGTTGATCCATTAATTTGTACAATTTTTAGCTTCAAAACTACAAAAtagtccttttattttttaaatgctcTTGCTTTTAAAGAATTTACCATGttattgaattttctttatttgattttcaattaacAATAAGGGTATTGAGGTAAATTTAGATCATTAAATTGTCCGATTTTCAAACttctaaaattacaaaataatctttttttttataatcgaTATGTGATTGACGAAATGAAGAATAGGTTAGATATCTAATTGCTTCAtgccaaattatataattatcacttgctttttaatatgtaaaagaagagaaaaaggttAGGAAGGActaaaattgttttatatatttatttatttttggttttcggaTCATTGCTTACTagaaatttatagttttaacTCTTACCATCTTAATTTATAAAGTATTCTTTAATATAACttgtaaattttatgaattaataaaattatgttttcttatttgtttttctctcttcatctatctataagtttttctttttcgtttttttcttttccttcaaaagaaattatgtgatttttttccattcaaatgttgaaaaatttttaaatcgtagtgtgaaaatttttaaaagttaggAGGCAAAGTACAATCATTATATAATTTggaaagaaaattgtttttaactttataatatataaataatttcatgTGCTACATTGTTTATCTAatctattttattagttaaaaaaactgcatagtataaaaaaaaaattattaaatattagtcCGTATTTCATCTAATCATatctagcatatatatataaatataaatataaatatgctaCAATAGATTAGTATCAGCCATGATTTTTTCTCTATATATGAGTGTCATTTATAGGCCCAAAATGGgataaacaatataatatatggatttattttgttcttttttttttaatataaaattacaatttttaaacCCATAACTTTCTCTCACACGAAACCTATATATTGCAGTTCTCATAGATTTCAACATTTGTCATTAATGTATATAGGTATGTTTGGTCTTCTTACTTTTTTGCTGTTGGTCAACTTTGATCTTCAGCACCGATATTACAAGTGGAActaataaatgtttttaaataaatgatacaCTTTGTGTATGTCTAGctctttaattaattgaaatatattGTAAATTTGTCTTTTTCATAGGTATTaaagttgttttattttatttttgctagcAATATTGCAATTGACGGAGAATGAGAAAGCTGATATGTGATTTCTTTAGggagaataaattaattagtgaatatttatatcataaagtcaaaattttgaaggaGTGGGAAAAAGTCCACTCTGTTTTGAAGTAGATCGCTATGAAATAAAGCGAAAAATCATGTACTACCTCAAATTATATCCAGTACGTGATAAGCTGGAAGGCAATATATATAGAAGATGAGCTTCAGAGCTTTTGTTTATTTCACGAGAGGGATGATTATTTGTCAACCCTTCAAAAATTTATTGCAAATTGTgactagttaattaattaaagtaaataCTTTAGAGTGAAAGAAAACGTTGCAAATTGTCAATTCTAATGACTGACTTCGTCATTGCCGGTGAGACCACAACGTACTACTGGGATAcaccttaattattttttttatttttttatttttttgcattaattaaattgattcTTTCTACCAATTAAATCGTGCTACTAAGTTTCAAATGAAAACAATAGTTTTAACTAGCAAAGTGTTATTAATTTTGAGACCAATTAAATTAACTGGTCGGGCAACACAATTAATCTCCTATGAattatctttttcatttatGATGGAAAAATATAACAACATAATAAATGCTAAAGATATTAAAGCTTGCCATAATATGGTGTTTGTCCATTAATTATGAACtaaaaagatattatatatatgtaaataatcgAGTAAATGTAGAGACTAAAAGTATGAAGGATTGATGAGAAGGATGATGGCGATAATACCTACTACAAACACTAGACACAAATTAGTATTGACTTTCTAGTATTCTCTTAtcaaactcaaaaaataaaaaaataaaaaaataaaaaaagtaaaaattgaaaagccAGAAGCAGTGCTAATTTCATAGGAAAATCATAATATTTTCACACGAAAATCAGGAGTGAGTATTGCTTTTTGTATGTGACAAAATAATTAATGCCCACATAGCTATAACTCCTACCTGCATTTAGCTAACTAATGTTACGATTACAATAATACTAGTTGGGAAAAGGTCCAAGTCATTCAAAATTATCAATTGGGCTATAGAAacgaaaaataatttatttctgtcaccgaaaaaaattaaataaaatgactaTTTCTTATAAAACAGACGCGTACAACAATTGGACGCCAATCCGGACGAGCTTTATCATTTGAACTCACGGATTTGTTGACTTTTCTCTCTCTGCCATATCCTTATAAATACCACTACAATTCACAACCCAAATCCACAACttcacccaaaaagaaaaaaattcaaacaaaatccCTTCACTCATTTCTCTTTCTGCTACTAAAACATTTTCTTTAGCCAAAATGGAAGTCGCTGGTACTTTGTCCTGCAAAACAATCATTTCAGTACTGTTCCTCTTCCTTGCCTCTGTTGCCAACTGGGTGCATTGCCAAGCTGCCGGCACACGAGTTGGTTTCTATGCTCGTTCATGCCCAACAGCTGAAGCAATCATTAAGTCCACAGTTCAAACCCACTTCAATTCCAACCCTACCATTGCTCCTGGCTTACTTAGGATGCATTTCCATGACTGCTTTGTCCATGGCTGCGATGCTTCCATTCTTATTGACGGTCCAAACACCGAAAAGACCGCCGGACCAAACCTCAATTTGAGAGGTTACGAAGTTATCAACGACGCCAAATCCCGGCTTGAAGCTGTATGCCCCGGTACCGTCTCGTGCGCTGATATTCTGTCTCTTGCTACACGTGATGCTGTCGTTCTGGTAAAACTGTCTACTTCTTTTCATTTAAGTTTTTAGAATCGATCATAACTTTCTAATGGTGTATCATGATgtataatgtgtatatatatatatatatagcttaattgtccaaattttattgttgactAATTAACATGCATATGGTTGTACGTATTTTGCAGACCAAGGGGTTTAGTTGGCAGGTACCAACCGGCAGAAGAGACGGCCGGATTTCATCGGCTTCGGATACAGCCAATTTGCCTGGCTTTAGAGAAAGTATTGATTTACAAAAGCAAAAGTTCGTAGAAAAAGGTCTAAACACACAAGATTTGGTCGCACTAGTTGGTAAGCACTAAGCTATATAAgctaaataatataatatattctataagtgaaataattaaatcaaagtaTTTTCGTAtagtttttttgggttttgactGCATATATGCACGCATTTTTGTTACGTGGCTATATATAGGTGGACATACTATTGGTACTACAGCATGCCGATTGTTCAAATACAGACTCTACAACTTCACTACCACCGGCAATGGTGCCGATCCCACCATCAACCCTGCATTCCTTCCTCAGCTACGAGCACTCTGTCCGCAGAACGGGGACGATGCGGCTCGTGTGGGATTGGACACCGGAAGCGTAGGCCGTTTCGATACAGCTTTCTTCGAGAACTTGAGGAATGGTAGAGGTGTTCTTGAGTCTGATCAGAAGTTATGGACTGATGCCTCTACCAAAACTTATGTTCAAAAGTTTTTGGGCGTTAGAGGATTGCTTGGATTGAAGTTCAATGTGGAATTTGGCAGGTCCATGGTGAAAATGAGTAATATTGGTGTTAAAACAGGCACTGAGGGTGAGATTCGCAGGGTTTGTTCGGCTATTAATTAACTACTTCAgctgaaaataaatcttataattcttttttttttttttcttttttgggggaaaTTTTGGGGAATGAATTGGCTTAAGCCTTTTTAGTACgtttttggatttaatattgtTGGAATGAATCACTGCTGAAGTGTATACTCGTCTAAGATTGACATATATATGTAGTTTGTAATTTGatcagcaaaaggagacaaaagaaattatatatacaagtttTTCATATACCTGTCACACAATTTTTGAGTACTCCCTCGTTCTTTCTCTTTATGTATATAAGTATAATTACCAATAAGCACTAATTACACTATTGAATTGTGAATATCatgcttatttattaaaaataaagtacGAAAATAAGATATATAACTGGGAAAAGAATTGCGTATATAATTTTCCAATCAAGTGAATCAAcaccccaaaagaaaaaaaaaaaaaaaaaaaaaaaaaaaaaaaaaaaaaaacccacaccatcccccacccccaaaaaaaaaagaaaaaaaaggcagaaaaataaaaatttgttatattGATTATGGAATActttgtttaattaataaagGCAATCTGGTTTTGTTGTCCTATGAATTTTGTATGATTTTGcctttaaacaaaataacaatgatACTAATAATTAGCATTTAAATCATTTAGCTTcaattatttacccaaaaagacATAATGCAAGTTGCCACTTCATATTTCTTATCAGAAACCAAGTGATCTTTCCGTAATTTCACTCTGCTTAAAAAAGAAACAGTGGCTGGCTCTACGgttcaaattttttgaaatcaaaAAGACCTTAAACGGTCAATTTTGGAACTCGAAGCTAATCCTGACCGTTCACTCAGACCACACACTGCATACCGTCCGATAACGGAGTCTCCCACTTCAAAACTTTTCTTTACCAAATTCAAATTCtctcacactctctctctctctctcacaaaaCATGGCTATCATAAAGAATTTTGGCCTTTGGTGTTCAGGAATTAAAGATATTTGAATAAAAACTAACTTCAAGGAAAGAGCCAAAATGGGATATCTCATGTCTTCGCTAAACATGACTTTATTTTAACTTGTGATGCACAAGCAATTAAAAGACGTTTAACATGCACCATGGGtcacattaaaatttaaaagaatacTAAAAATAAAGTCCTTGATAATAGATTTGGAAACTTATTTTAACTTATGCAACCCTTTGTGGTGGGACAATAGATTTGGAAACTTATTTAACAAAAGCAAAGTTGTAtgagcaaaaaaaatataagcctCATACGCTTCATGTTTCGTACATGAAACATATATTTCCTCTCCCAATTTATTCAcacatatattttctataattttcttCGTAAATGTTAAACTTCTAATATCcgaaaaaagattaaatttgaGACTCAatatttcctttgttttttattcaaattttaactGTTCATTTTGGTTCAAAAACGGCATTTCACCATGcctttggtctttttttgtcCATGTGTCAAAAAACTTATTGCACCCCTTCAACTACCTTGTTTTCATCAAACTACTGGTTTTGGTTTTCTTATATAAATGCTCAtctttttaaagaatttaacatgttattgaagtttttatttatttaattttcaataaatagtgAGAGAATTAAAGTAAAGTTGGTTcattaatttatacaatttttagctccaaaactacaaaataatccttttattttttaaatactcttgcttttaaagaatttaacatattattgaagttttcctttatttgattttcaattaacaacaaAGGTATCGAGGTAAATTTGAttcattaaattgtttaattttgcaGACTCCTAAACTTACAAAATAATCCATTATTTTATAATCGATATGTGATTGAAGAAATGAAGGATAGATTATGTATCTAATTGCTTCAtaccaaattatataattatcacttgctttttaatatatatatatatatatatattggtgaatcCGTAGTGCTTTTTAATATgtgaaagaagagaaaaagattaggaaggattttttttaaattgttttacatatttatttatttatttatttttggatcattgcttactaaaattttatagttttaactCTCACCATCTTAATTTATAAAGTATTCTTTAATATAACTTGTAAATATtatgaattaataaaaaatatgttttctcttcttttttttttccccctttttttttctcttcaccTATCtctaagtttttctttttctttttcctttttttccttcaaaagaaattatgtgaatttttccattcaaatgttgaaaaatattaataattaattatactaaatgataatttatttaaattgtagtGTGAAATTTTTAAAGGTTAGAATGCAAAGTGAAATCATTATATAATTTGgaaagaaaattgttttaaaccttataatatataaataatttcatatgatatatgatttatttaattctattttattagttaaaaaaaaaaccgcaTAGGatcaaaaatttcattaaatattaGTCCACTTGCATTTCACCTAACCACATCTAGTGTATATACGTATATAATGTTCTATGTCTAACTATTCTAAAGACAAGCTAGGAATCAGATTAGGAAGTTCTACGAATaggatgattttttatttttcattggctAGATATAGAATTATtcttattagtattattattattattatttgttttgggGTAATGGCCTATTCTATGTGACACTTGTTGACCATTAGACAGGATTGACTGATTATTTTTCGgtaacttataaaaaaacatactctgaaataatataatttgaatataaaaaaaaccaatgtAATACACTCAAAATATAAACTTCGCATTTTAAAGTGTTGTTTGAATAATCCTATAAGCATTATTAAATCTACTtacttatcaaaaatatatttttcattatttgattaatttttacttAGTAACACTATCATTTTTAAAGGTTTACTtatctatttataaattatattaacatgttaataaattaaatagtgatacatatatttttaatatacatattgATAGATTAGATAGTGACTATAGAATtacttgtattatttttatgtcaTTTGTCCAATCTGTAATTGACATTTGAaatgataacaaaataaatcattattactTTTACAATCCAACTTAGTTTTGActattatagattttaaaaaaataaaaataaaaactat includes:
- the LOC107410259 gene encoding carboxylesterase 15 isoform X1 — protein: MASTGSTSSPYEVDECRGVLRIYSDGSIRRSSKPSFDVPVHDDGSVAWKDVVFDAARDLHLRLYKPVSSPSSKLPVFFYIHGGGFCIGSRTWPNCQNYCFRLALDLQAVIVAPDYRLAPENRLPAAIDDGFTAVKWLHKQAVSQEPDTWLTDVADFGNVFVSGDSAGGNIAHHLAVRLRAGSPELDPVRVRGYVLLAPFFGGTVRTKAEAEGPKDAFLNWELIDRFWRLSIPIGETTDHPIVNPFGPLSPSLEEVALDPILVVVGGSDLLKDRVEDYATRLKTWGKKVEYVEFEGKQHGFFTIDPNSEASNKLMQIIKHFVAQYSA
- the LOC107410255 gene encoding peroxidase N1; amino-acid sequence: MEVAGTLSCKTIISVLFLFLASVANWVHCQAAGTRVGFYARSCPTAEAIIKSTVQTHFNSNPTIAPGLLRMHFHDCFVHGCDASILIDGPNTEKTAGPNLNLRGYEVINDAKSRLEAVCPGTVSCADILSLATRDAVVLTKGFSWQVPTGRRDGRISSASDTANLPGFRESIDLQKQKFVEKGLNTQDLVALVGGHTIGTTACRLFKYRLYNFTTTGNGADPTINPAFLPQLRALCPQNGDDAARVGLDTGSVGRFDTAFFENLRNGRGVLESDQKLWTDASTKTYVQKFLGVRGLLGLKFNVEFGRSMVKMSNIGVKTGTEGEIRRVCSAIN